From a region of the Geothrix sp. 21YS21S-2 genome:
- the vorB gene encoding 3-methyl-2-oxobutanoate dehydrogenase subunit VorB, whose amino-acid sequence MAQLKERPKPFLLPDYCKGCGRCISACAKHCITFDKEIDAATGYVPVVIDLDACNACGLCMDACPEPYGLRETPQDVDFELQDPAKLFGSKTPRPEPKVVPNTLIPLPKTEPLVIKGNYASALGALLAGCRHVFGYPITPSTEGAELMAKLLPKLDGTFLQAVSEVAAVNHMYGSGGAGYPCMTFTSSPGFSLMLEGVSYMIGAEVPGVFVNIMRGGPGLGNIAPEQSDVKLACRGLGHGNTHAITLMPSTPQEMLDLTMLAFELTFKYRNPVVILGDGYLGQMTGKVNLPAAMIKPGIPTWAVNGDADHRGNLISSIYLSEHDLEMHNIYLNDKYRQMEENETRSESFMTADAEILIVATNTPARASKGAVQDLRRQGIKAGLFRPITVWPFPVNQLMKDLAHVKHMVVVEASNGQLEDEIRLALSKAGVTQLPVMSHVRHFGGMLPQQTEVLAHVKAILAKEVR is encoded by the coding sequence ATGGCTCAGCTGAAGGAAAGACCCAAACCGTTCCTCTTGCCGGACTACTGCAAGGGCTGCGGCAGGTGCATCAGCGCCTGCGCCAAGCACTGCATCACGTTCGACAAGGAGATCGACGCCGCCACGGGCTACGTGCCGGTCGTCATCGACCTGGACGCGTGCAACGCCTGCGGCCTCTGCATGGACGCGTGCCCCGAGCCCTACGGCCTGCGCGAGACCCCCCAGGACGTGGACTTCGAGCTGCAGGACCCCGCCAAGCTCTTCGGCAGCAAGACCCCCCGCCCCGAGCCCAAGGTCGTCCCCAACACCCTGATCCCCCTGCCGAAGACCGAGCCCCTGGTCATCAAGGGCAACTACGCCTCGGCCCTGGGCGCCCTGCTCGCGGGCTGCCGCCACGTCTTCGGCTACCCCATCACCCCCTCCACCGAAGGCGCCGAACTGATGGCCAAGCTCCTGCCCAAGCTGGACGGCACCTTCCTGCAGGCCGTGAGCGAAGTGGCCGCCGTCAACCACATGTACGGCTCCGGCGGCGCGGGCTACCCCTGCATGACCTTCACCTCGTCCCCGGGCTTCAGCCTCATGCTCGAGGGCGTCTCCTACATGATCGGCGCGGAGGTCCCCGGGGTCTTCGTGAACATCATGCGCGGCGGCCCGGGCCTGGGCAACATCGCCCCCGAGCAGTCCGACGTGAAGCTGGCCTGCCGCGGCCTCGGCCACGGCAACACCCACGCCATCACCCTCATGCCCAGCACCCCCCAGGAGATGCTCGACCTGACCATGCTGGCCTTCGAGCTCACCTTCAAGTACCGCAACCCCGTGGTCATCCTGGGCGACGGCTACCTGGGCCAGATGACCGGCAAGGTCAACCTGCCCGCCGCCATGATCAAGCCCGGCATCCCCACCTGGGCCGTGAACGGCGACGCGGACCACCGCGGCAACCTGATCAGCTCCATCTACCTCAGCGAGCACGATCTGGAGATGCACAACATCTACCTGAACGACAAGTACCGGCAGATGGAGGAGAACGAGACCCGCAGCGAGTCCTTCATGACCGCCGACGCCGAGATCCTCATCGTCGCCACCAACACCCCCGCCCGCGCCTCCAAGGGCGCCGTGCAGGACCTGCGCCGGCAGGGGATCAAGGCCGGCCTCTTCAGGCCCATCACCGTGTGGCCCTTCCCGGTCAACCAGCTCATGAAGGACCTGGCCCACGTCAAGCACATGGTCGTCGTGGAGGCCAGCAACGGCCAGCTCGAGGACGAGATCCGCCTGGCGCTCTCCAAGGCCGGCGTCACCCAGCTCCCCGTCATGTCCCACGTCCGGCACTTCGGGGGCATGCTGCCCCAGCAGACCGAGGTCCTTGCCCACGTCAAAGCCATCCTGGCGAAGGAGGTCCGCTGA
- a CDS encoding GNAT family N-acetyltransferase: MNSNSVIRPICAADDGAVAAIIRAVMPEFGADGPGFAIHDPEVDHMSAAYGGPRAAYFVLEEGGTVVGGAGVAPLEAGPPDICELRKMYFLPSARGRGQGERMMRTCLDRARELGFRSCYLETLTGMDAAMRLYSRVGFRPICAPMGATGHHGCDKWFMLDLEATP, encoded by the coding sequence ATGAATTCGAATTCCGTGATCCGACCCATCTGCGCGGCCGACGACGGGGCCGTGGCGGCCATCATCCGCGCCGTGATGCCCGAATTCGGCGCAGACGGCCCCGGTTTCGCCATCCACGATCCGGAAGTCGATCACATGTCCGCCGCCTACGGCGGGCCCCGGGCGGCCTACTTCGTCCTGGAGGAGGGCGGAACGGTCGTCGGCGGGGCCGGGGTGGCCCCCCTGGAAGCCGGTCCCCCGGACATCTGCGAACTCCGGAAGATGTATTTCCTGCCCTCGGCACGGGGCCGGGGCCAGGGGGAGCGCATGATGCGGACCTGCCTGGACAGGGCCCGGGAGCTGGGGTTCCGCTCCTGCTACCTGGAGACCCTCACGGGCATGGACGCGGCCATGAGGCTCTATTCCCGCGTCGGGTTCCGGCCCATCTGCGCCCCCATGGGGGCCACGGGGCACCATGGGTGTGATAAGTGGTTTATGCTTGATCTGGAGGCGACCCCATGA
- a CDS encoding holo-ACP synthase, producing the protein MILGMGTDICPAARWAHLLDRFGEKALRRVLCQEEADYLLGGNRQRLPERAAGRWALREAFGKALGIGLDGWSWKQLRFLDGKLWAEGELARMIQDRGVGPMHGSVTHDGGISFAVVILEKKGDRD; encoded by the coding sequence ATGATCCTGGGGATGGGCACCGACATCTGCCCTGCCGCCCGGTGGGCCCACCTCCTGGACCGCTTCGGGGAGAAGGCCCTCCGGCGGGTCCTCTGCCAGGAGGAGGCCGATTACCTCCTGGGGGGGAACCGCCAGCGGCTTCCGGAGCGGGCCGCCGGCAGGTGGGCCCTGCGGGAGGCCTTCGGCAAGGCCCTGGGGATCGGCCTGGACGGCTGGTCCTGGAAGCAGCTCAGGTTCCTGGACGGGAAGCTGTGGGCTGAGGGAGAATTGGCCCGGATGATCCAGGACAGGGGGGTGGGCCCCATGCACGGCAGCGTCACCCATGACGGGGGAATCTCGTTCGCCGTGGTCATCCTCGAGAAGAAAGGTGACCGCGATTAA
- a CDS encoding protein-glutamate O-methyltransferase CheR, which yields MTALPTNQQMSVQDFLAIREFIYAKTGIFFNESKQYFLENRLNRRIQELNMSSHRDYLGHLQGHAGREELKQLFNEITTNETSFWRNPPQIEAFQKIVLPDAVSLAKARGANRLRLWSAACSSGEEPYTLAMICAEARDTLLRGMQVEIVATDISEKVLAMAREGNYGSYTLRNLTPVQIKQHFNQQGPDSFLVKPELQQLISFRNFNLVDYANYKSLGSFDIIFCRNVLIYFDEAVKGKVIKGFHEVLQPKSFLLVGHSESIHSFNVGFELLHFSKAMGYRKR from the coding sequence ATGACCGCTCTCCCCACCAATCAGCAGATGAGCGTCCAGGACTTCCTGGCGATCCGGGAGTTCATCTACGCCAAGACGGGAATCTTCTTCAACGAATCCAAGCAGTATTTCCTGGAGAACCGGCTGAACCGGCGGATCCAGGAACTGAACATGAGCAGCCACCGGGACTACCTGGGGCACCTGCAGGGGCACGCCGGCCGGGAGGAGCTCAAGCAGCTCTTCAACGAGATCACCACCAACGAGACCAGCTTCTGGCGGAACCCCCCCCAGATCGAGGCCTTCCAGAAGATCGTCCTGCCCGACGCGGTGTCGCTGGCCAAGGCGCGCGGGGCCAACCGGCTCCGGCTCTGGTCCGCGGCCTGCTCCTCGGGGGAAGAGCCTTACACCCTGGCCATGATCTGCGCCGAGGCCAGGGACACGCTCCTGCGGGGCATGCAGGTGGAGATCGTCGCCACGGACATCTCCGAGAAGGTGCTGGCCATGGCCCGGGAGGGGAACTACGGCAGCTACACCCTGCGCAACCTCACGCCCGTCCAGATCAAGCAGCACTTCAACCAGCAGGGGCCGGACAGCTTCCTCGTCAAGCCCGAGCTCCAGCAGCTCATCAGCTTCCGGAACTTCAACCTGGTGGACTACGCCAACTACAAGAGCCTGGGCTCGTTCGACATCATCTTCTGCCGGAACGTCCTCATCTACTTCGACGAGGCGGTCAAGGGCAAGGTGATCAAGGGGTTCCACGAGGTCCTGCAGCCCAAGTCTTTTCTCCTTGTGGGGCACAGCGAATCCATCCACTCTTTCAACGTCGGCTTCGAGCTGCTTCACTTCAGCAAGGCCATGGGCTACCGGAAGCGCTGA
- a CDS encoding HDOD domain-containing protein, whose amino-acid sequence MPITPQELISNLGDLPPLPQVAAQVLRLAADPDSTTDELRRVISSDVALTTQILKIANSAMFGMVREVKTLTQAIMTLGFSTIKSVVIASSAKNLYSRGGTGLQERVLWEHALVTALSGRAYAKAFRSPRVEEVFLGGLMHDIGKSVMGIKFTDRYSALVRSIYNGEADCLESELDLFGFDHTMVGEALLISWNLPASMVHAVRWHHDPGHAPAEDQALTAFVALGNQMALDRKVGLGRPESLARSTRQAVELLGIAPEDLEGYQLQVVEALETDKNLIRDF is encoded by the coding sequence ATGCCCATCACACCCCAGGAACTGATCTCGAACCTCGGCGACCTGCCCCCGCTTCCGCAGGTGGCGGCCCAGGTTCTTCGCCTGGCCGCGGATCCGGATTCAACCACGGATGAGCTCCGGCGGGTCATCTCCTCCGACGTGGCCCTCACGACGCAGATCCTGAAGATCGCCAACTCCGCCATGTTCGGCATGGTGCGCGAGGTCAAGACCCTCACCCAGGCGATCATGACCCTGGGATTTTCCACCATCAAGAGCGTCGTCATCGCCTCCAGCGCCAAGAACCTCTACAGCCGCGGGGGCACGGGCCTCCAGGAGCGGGTGCTGTGGGAGCACGCGCTGGTCACGGCCCTCTCGGGACGCGCCTACGCCAAGGCCTTCCGGAGCCCCCGGGTGGAGGAGGTCTTCCTGGGCGGGCTCATGCACGACATCGGCAAGTCCGTCATGGGCATCAAGTTCACCGACCGCTACTCCGCGCTCGTGCGGAGCATCTACAACGGCGAGGCGGACTGCCTGGAATCCGAGCTCGACCTCTTCGGCTTCGACCACACCATGGTGGGCGAGGCCCTCCTGATCTCCTGGAACCTGCCCGCGAGCATGGTGCACGCGGTGCGCTGGCACCACGATCCCGGCCATGCGCCGGCCGAGGACCAGGCCCTCACGGCCTTCGTCGCCCTGGGCAACCAGATGGCCCTGGACCGCAAGGTCGGCCTCGGACGCCCCGAATCCCTCGCCCGCAGCACCCGTCAGGCCGTCGAACTCCTGGGCATCGCCCCCGAGGACCTGGAGGGCTACCAGCTGCAGGTCGTGGAGGCCCTCGAGACCGACAAGAACCTCATCCGGGACTTCTGA
- a CDS encoding HDOD domain-containing protein, with product MRTLPSLPTTVVSLGQAVADDRCSVDRILNILAKDPALSATMLRLANSVMYAGDQRVMDLRTAVMRLGFEALLNLGRTAAIIRSFRGSNHMDPFRLWQHSVAVGLVSKGICRLIKMNHMDESAYLAGLLHDIGKIALDRCFTEEYGPVVLAIERGDACLDAEFGNLGITHAEVGAMVAEHWSFPAPMVTAIRDHHQDHPKEFLPALVQIADLLVRTRIPNGPADETLMFALEEQPAYPVVFGGGDFDAERLTFSIDDELEHAVTFVKLAFQD from the coding sequence GTGAGAACCCTCCCCAGCCTCCCCACCACGGTGGTGTCGCTGGGCCAGGCGGTCGCGGACGACCGGTGCAGCGTGGACCGGATCCTGAACATCCTGGCCAAGGACCCGGCCCTGTCGGCCACCATGCTGCGCCTGGCCAACTCGGTCATGTACGCCGGCGACCAGCGGGTCATGGACCTGCGCACCGCCGTGATGCGCCTGGGCTTCGAGGCCCTGCTGAACCTGGGCCGCACCGCCGCCATCATCCGCAGCTTCCGGGGCTCCAACCACATGGACCCCTTCCGGCTCTGGCAGCACTCCGTGGCGGTGGGCCTGGTGTCCAAGGGCATCTGCCGGCTCATCAAGATGAACCACATGGACGAGTCCGCCTACCTCGCGGGCCTCCTGCACGACATCGGCAAGATCGCCCTGGACCGCTGCTTCACTGAGGAATACGGCCCCGTGGTCCTGGCCATCGAGCGCGGCGACGCCTGCCTCGACGCGGAGTTCGGCAACCTGGGCATCACCCACGCCGAGGTGGGGGCCATGGTCGCCGAGCACTGGAGCTTCCCCGCGCCCATGGTCACCGCCATCCGCGACCACCACCAGGACCACCCGAAGGAGTTCCTTCCCGCGCTGGTGCAGATCGCCGATCTCCTGGTGCGCACCCGCATCCCCAACGGTCCCGCCGACGAGACCTTGATGTTCGCCCTGGAGGAGCAGCCCGCCTACCCCGTGGTCTTCGGCGGCGGGGACTTCGACGCCGAGCGCCTCACCTTCAGCATCGACGACGAGCTCGAGCACGCCGTCACCTTCGTGAAACTAGCCTTCCAGGATTGA